CTCCGTACGCGATGCTTCCGCTCTCGATGCTGACGCCGAGTATCCCGACCTCCCCGTCCGTCTTCCACGAATCACCGTAGCCGTCCGGTACGCCGTTTTCGTCTTTCCTGAAGCGCATCTCGAGCCCGAGCTTTCGGACGTGGATCCAGCCGTCCTCCCGCCACGCGGCGAAGTCTATGCCGCGCCGCCCGCCAAGAGACCGCGCGGCCTTCCGCGAGTCCGAAGGGTCTTTCAGATAGTACGAAGCCGCCCGCCCGTTCGGCACGACAACGGTATCCGCGCCGCTGCCGTTGTTCCCGAAGCTCGCCTTCGGCCCGAAAGAGATGCTGCGTCCTTCGGGTTTCAGGCGCGAGAGCGGGACGTAGCGACGTTTGGAGAGCAGCGGTGAATGACCGTGGTCCGAGAGGGAAAGAACCGCGTACTCGGAGAGAAACGCGTCCAGCCCGCCCGCCGCGTCTATTATCCGCCCGAGAAAGCCGTCGAGTTCTGCAAGGTACTTCCGCTGGGCGGTGAGTCCCTCATGGTGGGCCATTTGATCCCCCCGGAAGAAATACAGCAGCGTGAAGGGGGAGGTCGAATCCGAGATCAGCCGCACCCCGACCTCGATGGCGTAGTCGTCGTTTATGCCGCTGGAGCGCCGGATCCCACCGTTCGCCTTTCTGCCGCTCAGCCTGAAATCCGTGCTGTAGAAAAGGTCTCCGAGAAACATCTCCTTCGGCCCGGCCACCGAAGGCCCGAGGTAGCGGCTCCCCTTTACATATCCCTCGACGAGCCTGCTCCTCACGGGATGCTCGTGCGGGCCGCGCCGGACGGGGAAGTGGACGTTCGCGCCGTCTATGCCGCGATCGTGAAGCTCCTCGAAGACCGTCGGGGGCATGAGATCGTCGCGGTTCATCCGCCAGACGTGGTTGTGGAAGACCTGCACCGCCCCGGTCCTTATAACGGTGCTTGTCTTTGCCCCGTAGACGACCGTCTCGTTGGCCTTCCGATCAAACCACGCGTGGCCGATTATGCCGCTTGCCCCCGGTGCCTCGCCCGTCGCTATGGCGCTCGTCGCCGCCGGGGTGATGCTCGGGAAAACGGAGACGGCGTCGTAGCGGACCTCGCCGCGTTCCGTGAGGAGCCGGAAGTTCGGGGCGTCGCCCTCCCGGACGGCGGCCCGCATTATGTCCGGTCGGATGCCGTCAAGGACAAGGAGCAGGAGTTTTTTTGGAGGCTTTCCGGTTTCAGTCAAAGCCCGGCGATTTTAACCGCTCGCCGCGAAAGCGGAGCGACGGCTTTCACCCGCTCCCGAGGTTCTCCGAAAACCCTACGCGTCGTTGTTTGCCGAACCCTCGCGCTGACGGCGACCGAGGCGGCTTGCGTTCTTGCTGTAGAGAAAGTAGACGACGACCCCGAGCAGCATCCACGCCCCGAAGCGCAGCCAGGTCTCGAGCGGCAGAAACGTCATGACAAGGAAGCTCACGGCGGCGGAGACTATCGGCAGAAGCGGCACGAGCGGAGCCCGGAAGGCGCGGGGCAGGTCCGGCTGACTCCGGCGCAGGACAAGGACGCTTATGGAGACCAGGACAAACGCCGCAAGCGTCCCGATGTTGACGAGTTCTCCAAGGGCGTTCAGGGGAAGAAAGCCGGTGAGCAGCGCGGCGAC
This sequence is a window from Rubrobacter indicoceani. Protein-coding genes within it:
- a CDS encoding alkaline phosphatase family protein produces the protein MTETGKPPKKLLLLVLDGIRPDIMRAAVREGDAPNFRLLTERGEVRYDAVSVFPSITPAATSAIATGEAPGASGIIGHAWFDRKANETVVYGAKTSTVIRTGAVQVFHNHVWRMNRDDLMPPTVFEELHDRGIDGANVHFPVRRGPHEHPVRSRLVEGYVKGSRYLGPSVAGPKEMFLGDLFYSTDFRLSGRKANGGIRRSSGINDDYAIEVGVRLISDSTSPFTLLYFFRGDQMAHHEGLTAQRKYLAELDGFLGRIIDAAGGLDAFLSEYAVLSLSDHGHSPLLSKRRYVPLSRLKPEGRSISFGPKASFGNNGSGADTVVVPNGRAASYYLKDPSDSRKAARSLGGRRGIDFAAWREDGWIHVRKLGLEMRFRKDENGVPDGYGDSWKTDGEVGILGVSIESGSIAYGDYPDALNRLWECGISGRAGDVIVSATQGHTFGEVTGGYHEASDHGALFHEDSLVFSIGVGVPAPRRITDVTPTILDYFDGEEKKGEE